Proteins from a single region of Streptomyces vinaceus:
- a CDS encoding RDD family protein, whose translation MSDLVTGDAVVLGLRPARLPSRALAIALDLFVYLTGYLIISIGLTLATASLDSAAQAAVAVGSFLLVLVGVPIAVETLSHGRSLGKLACGLRVVRDDGGPIRFRHALVRGAMGVVELLGTFGAIACIASLISARGRRLGDVFAGALVVRERVPAARVMPVPPPPPWLAGRFSGLDLSAVPDGLWLAVRQYLTRMNQLDPQVGAAMAVRLADDLVARTGAPAPAGVPAAAFLMAVVHERQSRDAARAFGPGVAPAYAPPGAPATPAMPAGMSPAWGHPGPGAYAPQAVPPATVPATAPAPSPAPVPVPAEVPAPAVPPRPATGFAPPA comes from the coding sequence GTGAGCGATCTGGTGACGGGGGACGCGGTCGTCCTGGGGTTGCGGCCGGCGAGGCTGCCGAGCCGGGCGCTGGCGATCGCCCTCGACCTGTTCGTGTACCTCACCGGGTACCTGATCATCTCGATCGGACTGACCCTCGCCACCGCCTCCCTCGATTCCGCCGCACAGGCCGCGGTGGCGGTGGGGAGCTTCCTGCTGGTGCTGGTCGGCGTACCGATCGCGGTGGAGACGCTCTCCCACGGCCGCTCGCTCGGCAAGCTCGCCTGCGGGCTGCGGGTGGTCCGCGACGACGGCGGGCCGATCCGGTTCCGCCACGCGCTGGTGCGCGGGGCGATGGGGGTCGTGGAGTTGCTGGGCACCTTCGGTGCCATCGCCTGCATCGCGTCGCTGATCTCGGCGCGGGGCCGGCGGCTGGGTGACGTGTTCGCGGGGGCGCTGGTCGTCCGGGAGCGGGTGCCGGCGGCGCGGGTGATGCCGGTGCCCCCGCCGCCGCCGTGGCTGGCCGGGCGGTTCTCGGGGCTGGACCTGTCGGCCGTACCGGACGGGCTGTGGCTGGCGGTACGGCAGTACCTGACGCGGATGAACCAGCTGGACCCGCAGGTGGGCGCCGCGATGGCGGTGCGGCTGGCCGATGACCTGGTGGCGCGTACGGGAGCCCCGGCGCCGGCCGGGGTGCCGGCCGCCGCGTTCCTGATGGCCGTGGTGCACGAGCGGCAGAGCCGGGACGCGGCCCGTGCCTTCGGTCCGGGAGTCGCGCCCGCGTACGCGCCGCCCGGCGCGCCCGCGACGCCCGCGATGCCCGCCGGGATGTCGCCCGCGTGGGGGCACCCGGGCCCCGGGGCGTACGCACCGCAGGCCGTACCGCCCGCGACTGTGCCGGCCACGGCTCCGGCTCCGAGCCCGGCCCCGGTTCCGGTCCCGGCCGAGGTGCCCGCGCCTGCCGTGCCGCCGCGGCCCGCGACGGGGTTCGCGCCCCCGGCGTGA